The Sulfuricurvum kujiense DSM 16994 genome contains the following window.
GATTAAACGCTCACTTCTATTATCGCTGCTCCTCAGCGTTTCAGGCTCGGCACAAAGCCTTGAAGATATTTTTGCCGAAGGGAAAGTGAGCGGTAATCTCCGCGCTTTTTGGTATGACGGAGAGCGTGAACTGCGAATCGACCGAACCGCCCTCACGGTTGGGGGAATTTTAAGCTATAAAACGGCCCCCTACGAAGGAGTGAGCGGAGGAGTTTCCCTCTTTTCGAGCAACGGAATCACTTCACTTACCCACATGCCCGAATCGGGACAGACCCATAACCTCAATCTTGACGGCAGTTCCATCAATACGTTGGGTGAAGCTTATCTCCAATACACGGGTTATGATACCTCCATCAAATACGGTCGCCAACGTCTCGATCTGCCGCTCTCAAACGATTACTACAACCGAATGCTCCCCAACAGTTTCGAAGCGCTCAGTTTTGAGAACCGATCACTCAACCATACAACCCTCAAAGGTGCTTACATCACCGGATGGAAGTACAAAGGTTCTGATACCTTTGTCTCGCCGACCTACTCGCTGGGGGTAGATCGTGACATCGCCGTCCTCGGGGGAATCTATACTCCCACCGCTTCTCTTAAAATCGAACTCTACGACACCTTTGTGCGTGATGTGATGAACGCTCCGTATCTACAGATCATCAACAATGAAATTTGGAAATCTTCCGAGGGGACAACCCTTTCGGGAGCATTGCAATATTTGAATGAACGAAGTACCGGCGACAAAGCGGTGGGTGATGTCGATACCTATCTGCTCGGATTACGTGGAATACTGACACAAGGGTCTTGGAGCCTAAGTACCCTCTACACCCGTATTGGCGATCAGAGTTTACTCGGAACGGGAGGACGGTATGAGAAGATGGGGTGGGGAGCGTTTATCACCTACACCGATCTGCAAATCGATGGAGAGAGTGAAAACGCAGGTGCGGAAGCCTACGGAGGAGTCCTCACTTATCGCCCTGATTCCAGTTTTGAGATTTCGGCCAAATATATGAAAATCGATCAAGATGATGCCATCCAATCCAATAGCGCATCGCTCACCCAAAATCCCCGCCCCGATTCGGACGAATACAACATCGATGCGACCTATCAGCCGAATAAAGAGTTTCGCCTGCGAACTCGCTTAGCCTATATCAACTATGACAGAGAGAGTACGTCGCTGTATAAAAACAAATCGTACGATGAGACCAATGTGAGGATCATCGCCGATTATCTGTTTTAAATATTGTGCTTATAAGGGTATTATTTTATAAATACCAGTGTCGTAATACAAGTGTTTTTCGTATACTTTCGACCACCCTGCTTTTAGTAGCTAAATATCTGCAATAATCTATACGAAAAACACTGTCGGAATGATATAATGGTCGGATACTAAAATTTGAGGTTTTCCGACATGCTAATAGGATATATGCGAGTATCAACTGACGGTGATCGACAAAGTACTGATCTTCAACGTGATGCATTGATCGGTGCCGGTATCGATGAACGAAATATTTTCGAAGATAAAGCTTCCGGGTCTAAAGATGATTGTGTCGGTTTAGCTCAAGCGCTGGAATATGTCAAAGAGGGTGATACACTCGTTGTTTGGAAACTGGATCGATTAGGAAGATCCCTACCCCATTTGATCGAAATTGTTTCACAACTCAAAGCCAAAGGTATCGGATTCAAATCTCTGACTGAGGGAATGGATACTTCCAGCCCATCCGGTGAACTACTCTTTCATGTCTTTGGAGCATTAGCTCAGTTTGAACGCTCGCTCATTCAAGAACGGGTTAATGCCGGATTAGCAGCGGCGCGAAAAAGAGGACGTATCGGTGGACGACCGCGAGCTATCCCTCAAGAAAAAATGGACGCTATTTTAGATGCATTGAATAATGGGATGTCAAAGGCGGGAATATGTCGAACGTTTGAAGTGAAGCGGTCGACGTTGATTGATGCATTGAATAGAAGCAAGCCTTAAGGATATCTCTAAATTTTATGAAGATGTGCTACAATTTTCAAAAGTAAAAAGGGGGCATTGATGTCACGATTACCGCTTCAGCAGTTCGAACTCTATCATCAACTTATGATGCCTCTTTTACAGATCGAGGCGGATTTAGAACCTGCTGATAACAATATTATTAAAAGTCATGCCCGTACTGCTCTCGTTTTTACTCAAGGGATGAGAGAGATACTCGATGATTTAACATTCGATTATGATGTATTCGAAAAACTGCTCTTTGATCTCGATGATAATTATGAAATTGTTAAAACCGAGTACGCTACCGTTAATGATCTAGAACTAAAATCTATCGTTGATCAGCTGATGACTCAAATGGTAAAACTCCAAATGGAGATCAGCGATAAATTGGTTGATTTCAAACATGCCAATCGAGCTTGAAAAGCAATACCTAAAAGATCGAGAACGAGCAATCAGATCGATTGGTGAAGCCATTATCGAAAAAACTGAAAAACTTTTCGAAACCGATTCTTCTCATCCATCACTTCACAACAAACCAATTATTTGCTCAAAAGACAAGTTCAAACACTCAGTGCGTGTTGGTGGAACCGGCTACCGGATCATCTATACCATACGAGAAAACTACATTTATTTCCAGCGCCTTATAAATCATGACATCTATGATCGATTGACGAAAGATTGCTAATCATAAAAACGTATTCTTACTAGCTTTAGTAGCATTATATTTTATTGTAACTGTTCATAATTCATTTGTATAGTCTTATATACTACTTCACTCAAATCACCTTGTATGCTTATAAACGGCATCCATCTTTGGATAAGAGTGATTATTTCTTGTATATTGTTATAATACATTTTTATATCAATACTTCCATCAGCTTCTTCCGCAATAAAGTCAAAATTATCTTTATTGAACAAACCTTCTTTTTTAAAAAAATTAGAGGCAATAGACTTTAATCTTAAATGAACATACTTATCTTTGTTCAGTATTCCATATGAATTCATTTTTGAATCTATGTAAAATATTTCGTTTTTGATATATTCAAATGGCTCTATAGAATGTCAAGCGACATTTAAAAATGACCATCTGCGCCAGATAAAAATGACCAGTTTGGTGTGAGCATTTCACTAAAAATTGGTAGTTTTTTCGGTGGTTATTTTTAAACGTCCTCCTTTGGTTTTGGTTTGATTTTCGGAGGGGTTGGTAATGAGATAAATCCCTCTTTCTTTTTATCTTTGAGGCGGAATGAATCGCCTTGAATATTGACGACGACACTGTGATGCAGTAGCCGATCAAGGATAGCAGTTGTGATGATGGCATCATCGTTAAAGATCTGTGTCCATTTGCTAAATGGCAGGTTGGACGTGAGAATCGTTGAACCCCGTTCGTAACGTCTGGAGATTACTTGGAAGAAGTGATTGGCATCTTCACGGTTCATAGGGAAGTAGCCGATTTCATCGATGATAAGAAGCCGTGGCATCATGACGATACGTTTGAGGTATTCGTTGTAGCGTTTGGCTTTTTTAGCCTCCTGCATCTGAATCAGAAGATCGGACGCAGCAATGAACTTGGTCTTGATACGGCTTTGAGATGCAATGACTCCTAGTGCAATAGAGAGATGCGTTTTACCGACACCACTGGAACCTAAGAGAATGATATTTTTTGCCTCTTGGACAAACGATAATCCTGAGAGTTCCATGATCTGCTGCTTGTTTACCCCTAATGAGAAATCGAAATCGTATTCTCCCAATGTCTTGATAGCAGGGAACCCCGCAAACTTCATCAGCGTCTTCGCACTGCGTTCGTCTCTCCCCTGTGCTTCAATGGCAAGGAGCTGTTCGGCGAACTCTGAAAAGCTCATTTCACTCTTTGAAGCTTGATCTATCAGGAGGGAGCAATGTTCTGCAATAAAGGGAAGTTGTAGACGATTGCACAGTTCGGTGATCCGCTCATTAGGATAACTCATGCGATACTCCTAACAACACTGAGGAGCGCTGTAGGGATCAAGAGATCATAGTAATCCAATGATATTGGCGGTTCTTTGCTCTTTTTCTTTTTAGGGGTCAGTGTATTGGTCGGTATCGGACGCTGGGGCTTGGTGTTGGCGAGTTGTAATTCTTCGTGTAGTCTCAAGCTTGCGACGGTGTAATCGATAAACGGTAAGCTCATCAATTTATCTTGTTCAACTTCCTTTAACAGATCAATCGGTTTGGCGAAGGTGCTTTGGTGGATACGAGTATTGGCTACACTGTTCAGCCATTTAGCCACTTCTGCGTTGGCAATCTCTTTGGTTAGGGTGAGGGAACGGAGCAATAGTTTCGCTTTGAGAGGCTGATGGAAGCTGTGGCGTAGATAGCGGTTGAATCGTTCTACTTTCCCTTTGGTTTTTGCCCGATACGGTCTACACATTCGGATCTCGAACCCGTAGTGTTTGGCGAAGTCTTGGAACAATGGATGGAACCGATGTTTCCCCTTGCCGTAATAGTTGCGCTGAAGGATAACACTCTTCATGTTGTCATACAGACCCTCTCGAACCACACCGCCGAAATACTCAAAGGCATTTTTATGGCACTCAATCAGCGTCTCGACTTTCTCGTCACTGACGTATTCGACATACGACATTCGTGAATATCCCAGTGTTGCCACAAACGCCGATATTCCCTCTTTGGGAAACTCGACCCAATCAACTTGCATCTGTATGCCCGCTTCGGTTTCAAACCGAATCAGCGGTTCTGCTTTCTTCTCCGTATCCGCACGCAGTTCCCATGCAGCGATGGAGCGTTGCAATGTCCGAAGACTTCCCGTATACCCTTGGCGTTTGATCTCTTCATATACCGATGATGCGGGGATAATATCCCCTGAGCGTTTACCCGCTTCGATCATCTCATACGCCAGTCCGATAAACGGATCAGCTTGACTCCCTTTGGGGGGACGAACCTGTACTGGTCGTACACCATCGGGTAATCGCAAATACTTCTTTACCGTATTGCGGCAAGCCCCTACTTGTCGAGCAATCTGAGAGATGCTCAGCCCTTGCTTCTTTAACTTCTTTATCATCCTATATTCTCCGGGTATAAGCACAAACCGCAAGCCTCCTCTATCCATTCAAAAAAAGAGAACCTTACTACGATTACTCTCTCGAATCAAATAGGAAATTGCTTACGATTTCAAATAAAAAATGCTTATCCCAATCTAACCACTTTTATATTCGTCTAAGTGGTCATTTTACCGTGTCGTTTGACAGAGTAGATATTCGATCTTCACTTTTTTCTATACACCAGCACCATCCAATGGCAGAACTAACACAAGAATAGATGGGTGGTCATGGTCGATACTCTTCACATTACTCTCGACGGGCTACAGATATACGAAGTCATAAGCTCTTTGAAGGGTATTCCACTCTCGCACACTATGCCGTAGTGCATTACTTGTAAAATAATGAATAAAGTACACCTTTTGGCAAATATCTCAATAACTTTCCATTTTAATATTATTCAAAATTCTTTTTTTTACTAAAACGCAAAAAACATCCATTGCGACAATGAACTTTTTGCTCTCTCAATCCATGGAGTTTGTTTTACATCAGTATTATGTTTCATCGCTAATCCTTTACGTTTTGATGCTGGCAGTGTAAAGGAGCTGTTGGACAGCATCGTGTCCGTTTTTTTAATCTAGTGAATTTGAAGTGTTATTTTTCCATTTCTCTATAAAATCTGCCCTATTCAGTATCTTCGCCCCTAAATCGCTCTTATACTCCATATGCGGATGTCCCAGATTCCAAAACCGTACCCCCTGCCCTTCTAAGTGCTGTGCTAATAGCACCAGTTGCAAAGTCCCCCAGCTGTTGTATCTTTTAGACGGATTATGAAATCCGCTTAGGCTCGTATAGACGTTATGTGTGACGTAACCAATCTCTCCGGATATGAGTGTGCCATTATCTTCATCATAGAGTTCAGTGCTAAACAGCTCAAAGTTTTCATAGCTGTTTTGAGAAAGGTGTTTCATGAGCTCAGCGTATTTACCTACCATCCAACAATCTTCATAAGCGTTTTGTATAGAGGAAAGGACTTCGTTAAAGCCGGTATTAACTGCTAGGCGGTAGCGATTAGAACATAGCAGCTTAGCAACTCTTTTTCCTATTCGAAGATTCTCATAATCTAGTACCGCATAATATGTCTGCATCTCAGGGAGCAATAAGAGACGACCTTCATGATTATGTGTAACGCTGATAAATCCCGCTTGGGCCAATGCAATATATATTTGGGGAGAAAAATCATCACTCCAATAGTAGTTAATACTCATATTAGGATAAATATACCGATTCAAAACCTCTGAATCGATGACATTCTCCAGTGTGATATAAGGGATCTTTTTCTGAGCGGTACTCATCCTCTCCCCTGCTCTGTATATGTAACGATACCGCTCACAAATAAGATCTTCATATCTGTTATTGAATCAGATGCTCGATCTGACGGCTGAGGAAACTATCAGCAATCCCTTTGGCTTTAAGGGCGAGGGCTTTGGGAGAGGTGATGATGAGATCAGGCATCCACTTCTTGACCTCTTGCATAATCTCACGTTCTGATGTGGCGAGTACTTCAATCTCCATACTTCCATCTTCATAGGTCTTTAGAATTCTCTGGGTACTTGCCAAGGGTCTGCGGTGAAAGTATTTGGCAATCTCCGGGGAAGCTTTGAGGGTAACTTCGAAAGGTTCTTTGTCGGGTTCAAACCATGCATTGATGGCACGTTCCAGTATCCGGTACGTTGAATCATTGGGGATGAAAGATTCTGGAGTGATTTCGAGATGATCGATCCCTTTGAAGTAATAGGTCTTGAGTTTACTCTCCATAAACTCTTCACCATAGAGATACCAGTACCCTTCAAAGGAGACAATCTTATAAGGGTGGACATGACGAAGTTTATTGTTGTAATGAAACCGTACCATCTTGTTTTCCAAAATAGCTTGTTCGATGATATGGAAGTGTCCGAGTTTATCGGAGATGTCTTCGATGATGGTTTTAGAGTAGATGGGGTTCTTGGTGTTGTTTTGGAGTTTGGAGAAAAGAGATTTGGCTTTGACACCAAACTCACTCCCGATCCCTTCTGCTATATTGCCCAGCATCTCCAAAACCAGTGCCTCTTCTGGGGTTCGCTCTTTGGTGAGTGAATGCCCTAACTGCATTTTCCATTTACTCCCCTGCTTCTCTATCGGGAAGCGTATAAGACGCTGATTGAAATCACGCTGGATAGTTTTAGTAGAGACATTGAACTCTGTGGCCAAATCCTGAACCGATAACACCTCTCCTTCGTAAAGACGTTGCAGGATAATCGTCAAACGGGTGAGGATTTTATCGTAGTCATGAATTTGTCCCATATCATTCCTTTAAACAGACACTATGTTGTCCAATGAGTAGTGCATCATACCAAAATCTAAATTAACACCGTAAAGGATAATTCTATGGAATCGTTAATCATCACTTCATTGGCACTGGTATGGGTAAGTCTAAAAGTCAAAGAGATGCACACGCAAATGGGTGTTTATAGCGCTCTTAAAACCCTCACCTTCAAATTCATAGCGTAAGGGAGAAATGATAAGGTTGTATCGAATAGCGGTTATGGCTCTTTTGTACTTCGAGTTGCGTGTTGAAAATGACCGAGAGATTGGCACCGCTCAATACCGCACTTGTCTCTCCCGATGCATGGATACCCCCAGCATGGAGCAATATAGCATGTTCAATCTCCTCAAACACCTCTTCGATATGATGGGTGACGAGAATCACCGTTGTACCGCTGCGGGCAAGGGAGCGCATCATCTCAATAAAATCAAGCTGTGCTTTGATATCAAGCCCTACGGTCGGCTCATCGAGCAAGATTGCCTTGATCGGATGGACAAGGGCACGTGCGACGATGCATTTACGCAACTCCCCCGTTGACATCTGATCTACCCGTTTATGCTGTAAGTGCAAAATACCCAATCGATCCATCGCATGCAAAGCACTTTGAGTTTGTTCGGGAGTATGATCTAAATGATCAAACAATCCGATGGTTCCGTAAAACCCACTCAACACTGTCTCAAATCCGCTCAAATACCCCGCATCAAAACTAAATCGGCTATGCAGATCGTTTGTCACGACGCCGATTTGTTGACGCAATTGGGATACGACCCAGCGCTCATGCCCTAGAATCTCTCGTTTAAACGGTTCGTTTTTATACGATGGGTAGAGTTCACAGTTGATCAGCTTGATAAGGGTTGATTTTCCTGATCCGTTAGCTCCTAAGATAACGGTATGTTGCCCTTCTTGGATATGCAAGGAGATGTTTTTCAAGACATACTCATCTTCATACCGAAGATCGACGTTCTGAAAATCAATGATCATACTCATCCCCTATCCTTTTTTTGCTATTGTACATGATTTTTTATCATCTCCTTAATAGTTTCCGATGCTCTATTCATAACAGTGTCAGTGTTGGTGCTGTTTAACATAGAGATGTCAGGTATACCCCTAATTTTTACTGTTTTATCCTCAACATATACCCTCCATTCTTTTGAAACTCGAATCCGACTTTGACAATCTCGCCGCCGAATTTTTCTGCGATTTGATAAGCAAACGGGCTGAAATTATCGGGTTCATCCACACGGGAGTTTTTATAATCGACCAGTGGGAAAATGCGCACCTCTTTTCCTATACGCAACATCTCAGTGATTGAGGCTTCATGAAACGCCAAGTCCAATCTATCATCATAGACGAATAACAGATGCGAACTCAGCACCAAATCAAAGCTATCATCGGCATACGGCAATTTCGGAAGTTCAGCGAACCAATAATCTTTGGTATTATAATCGGCACAAAAGGCTTCTAATGCCCCTACTCGGTGCTCTTTATGCCTCTCTATCGAGTGATAAAAGTCAAAATTATTATCCGCCATCCAGCTCGTATCGGCGTAGATTTTTTCGATACTTTTCTCACCTTGCACACGCAACGCATCACGATCATAACAGTACAGAATATCGCATCCTGACGCCGCAATCCCTCTGTTCTTTGCTTCGGCTATAAATGAACTCGCTCCGCTTGGGCAGTCCAAAACTCTCATGTTTTTCATCGTCTCGGCATTCAAATCGAAAAATGCCACATACTCCTCAAAAGTACGTCCCGTAATGAGGAAATCGTCTAATTGTAACGACATAGGTATCCTTATGCTGTGTGGTAATAAATGTTAGGGGTTAGGTTAAAAAGAAAGTATTATGGCAGACGCCAAAAGAGAGCAACTCGGACAAGAGGGGTATTGTCGATAGTGCGATAATGTGTCATCTGCTCTCCTTTGTAAAGTTGTAAAAGTGTAGCGAAAAATCGGTTACAAAAGTTTTATCTCAAACAAACACGCATCCGCGAGTGCATAATGGTCGGGTAATCCTTCGATAGAATCCAGTTTGTGATACCCTAGATATTCGAACCCACATTTTTGATAATGCTCTATCAGTCCTCTATTTTCGCCGATGGTATCCATTCGAATATAGCTTCTGTCATTTTCACGCGCGTATTGTTCCGCCCACTCGACGATTCGGGCTACGAAATTATTGCCTCTAAAATCAGGATTGGTTGCGATACGGTGGATATAGAGTGCGGGATCGCGGTCACGTTCTCCCCATATCTGCGGATCGTTAAACGTTGTCGCCCAGATACACGCTATACGTCCATCAATCACCATCTTCCATTGACGATTCTCGCGTATTTCTGTCTCGATCAGTTCCCGTTTGAACTCTGGCCAATGGACGAAGAATTTGGACTTTTGGAAATCGGTGGCAATTTTATAGAGTCTGAAAATCTCGTCGATGTCGGTTAAATTACTGTTTTGGATACTCATTACAAATAATCTTCACGCGGTGGATTAA
Protein-coding sequences here:
- a CDS encoding OprD family outer membrane porin gives rise to the protein MIKRSLLLSLLLSVSGSAQSLEDIFAEGKVSGNLRAFWYDGERELRIDRTALTVGGILSYKTAPYEGVSGGVSLFSSNGITSLTHMPESGQTHNLNLDGSSINTLGEAYLQYTGYDTSIKYGRQRLDLPLSNDYYNRMLPNSFEALSFENRSLNHTTLKGAYITGWKYKGSDTFVSPTYSLGVDRDIAVLGGIYTPTASLKIELYDTFVRDVMNAPYLQIINNEIWKSSEGTTLSGALQYLNERSTGDKAVGDVDTYLLGLRGILTQGSWSLSTLYTRIGDQSLLGTGGRYEKMGWGAFITYTDLQIDGESENAGAEAYGGVLTYRPDSSFEISAKYMKIDQDDAIQSNSASLTQNPRPDSDEYNIDATYQPNKEFRLRTRLAYINYDRESTSLYKNKSYDETNVRIIADYLF
- a CDS encoding recombinase family protein — translated: MLIGYMRVSTDGDRQSTDLQRDALIGAGIDERNIFEDKASGSKDDCVGLAQALEYVKEGDTLVVWKLDRLGRSLPHLIEIVSQLKAKGIGFKSLTEGMDTSSPSGELLFHVFGALAQFERSLIQERVNAGLAAARKRGRIGGRPRAIPQEKMDAILDALNNGMSKAGICRTFEVKRSTLIDALNRSKP
- a CDS encoding type II toxin-antitoxin system RelE/ParE family toxin; this encodes MPIELEKQYLKDRERAIRSIGEAIIEKTEKLFETDSSHPSLHNKPIICSKDKFKHSVRVGGTGYRIIYTIRENYIYFQRLINHDIYDRLTKDC
- the istB gene encoding IS21-like element helper ATPase IstB; amino-acid sequence: MSYPNERITELCNRLQLPFIAEHCSLLIDQASKSEMSFSEFAEQLLAIEAQGRDERSAKTLMKFAGFPAIKTLGEYDFDFSLGVNKQQIMELSGLSFVQEAKNIILLGSSGVGKTHLSIALGVIASQSRIKTKFIAASDLLIQMQEAKKAKRYNEYLKRIVMMPRLLIIDEIGYFPMNREDANHFFQVISRRYERGSTILTSNLPFSKWTQIFNDDAIITTAILDRLLHHSVVVNIQGDSFRLKDKKKEGFISLPTPPKIKPKPKEDV
- the istA gene encoding IS21 family transposase, giving the protein MIKKLKKQGLSISQIARQVGACRNTVKKYLRLPDGVRPVQVRPPKGSQADPFIGLAYEMIEAGKRSGDIIPASSVYEEIKRQGYTGSLRTLQRSIAAWELRADTEKKAEPLIRFETEAGIQMQVDWVEFPKEGISAFVATLGYSRMSYVEYVSDEKVETLIECHKNAFEYFGGVVREGLYDNMKSVILQRNYYGKGKHRFHPLFQDFAKHYGFEIRMCRPYRAKTKGKVERFNRYLRHSFHQPLKAKLLLRSLTLTKEIANAEVAKWLNSVANTRIHQSTFAKPIDLLKEVEQDKLMSLPFIDYTVASLRLHEELQLANTKPQRPIPTNTLTPKKKKSKEPPISLDYYDLLIPTALLSVVRSIA
- a CDS encoding leucyl/phenylalanyl-tRNA--protein transferase, translating into MSTAQKKIPYITLENVIDSEVLNRYIYPNMSINYYWSDDFSPQIYIALAQAGFISVTHNHEGRLLLLPEMQTYYAVLDYENLRIGKRVAKLLCSNRYRLAVNTGFNEVLSSIQNAYEDCWMVGKYAELMKHLSQNSYENFELFSTELYDEDNGTLISGEIGYVTHNVYTSLSGFHNPSKRYNSWGTLQLVLLAQHLEGQGVRFWNLGHPHMEYKSDLGAKILNRADFIEKWKNNTSNSLD
- a CDS encoding helix-turn-helix transcriptional regulator — its product is MGQIHDYDKILTRLTIILQRLYEGEVLSVQDLATEFNVSTKTIQRDFNQRLIRFPIEKQGSKWKMQLGHSLTKERTPEEALVLEMLGNIAEGIGSEFGVKAKSLFSKLQNNTKNPIYSKTIIEDISDKLGHFHIIEQAILENKMVRFHYNNKLRHVHPYKIVSFEGYWYLYGEEFMESKLKTYYFKGIDHLEITPESFIPNDSTYRILERAINAWFEPDKEPFEVTLKASPEIAKYFHRRPLASTQRILKTYEDGSMEIEVLATSEREIMQEVKKWMPDLIITSPKALALKAKGIADSFLSRQIEHLIQ
- a CDS encoding ABC transporter ATP-binding protein, with the protein product MSMIIDFQNVDLRYEDEYVLKNISLHIQEGQHTVILGANGSGKSTLIKLINCELYPSYKNEPFKREILGHERWVVSQLRQQIGVVTNDLHSRFSFDAGYLSGFETVLSGFYGTIGLFDHLDHTPEQTQSALHAMDRLGILHLQHKRVDQMSTGELRKCIVARALVHPIKAILLDEPTVGLDIKAQLDFIEMMRSLARSGTTVILVTHHIEEVFEEIEHAILLHAGGIHASGETSAVLSGANLSVIFNTQLEVQKSHNRYSIQPYHFSLTL
- a CDS encoding GNAT family N-acetyltransferase; this translates as MSIQNSNLTDIDEIFRLYKIATDFQKSKFFVHWPEFKRELIETEIRENRQWKMVIDGRIACIWATTFNDPQIWGERDRDPALYIHRIATNPDFRGNNFVARIVEWAEQYARENDRSYIRMDTIGENRGLIEHYQKCGFEYLGYHKLDSIEGLPDHYALADACLFEIKLL